From one Acidobacteriota bacterium genomic stretch:
- a CDS encoding DMT family transporter, translating to MLLAVGPTVAGFGLYNVSLTHLPSGIVNLIATLEPPFTAVIAYALLGERLTLPQAAGGALVVAGVAGLRVWEGWLAGRDRPVAPDPCDTARCD from the coding sequence GTGCTGCTGGCCGTCGGGCCCACCGTGGCCGGCTTCGGGCTGTACAACGTGAGTCTGACCCACCTGCCGTCGGGGATCGTGAACCTCATCGCCACGCTGGAACCGCCCTTCACTGCGGTCATCGCCTACGCACTGCTCGGTGAGCGCCTCACCCTGCCGCAGGCGGCGGGCGGTGCGCTGGTGGTGGCGGGTGTGGCGGGGCTGCGGGTCTGGGAGGGATGGCTGGCCGGGCGGGATCGCCCCGTCGCGCCGGACCCCTGCGACACGGCTCGCTGCGACTGA
- a CDS encoding DMT family transporter — protein MISERSNLARGFPLAIASAAILSTTAIFIRYLTLNYTLAPLALAVWRDLFVVAVLAPALALVAPRRLRVGRGDIAFLAGWGLVLAAFNAFWTLSVAANGAAVATVLVYSSAAFTVLLGWRLLGERLDWARLLAVGSAFAGCALVSDAADPAVWRTQPGGILLGLLSGLGYAAHSLMGRSSSRRGLDPWTALLYIFGFATLFLLVLNLTPGAAAAGGAARPVELLRWATPGPAGGCWCCWPSGPPWPASGCTT, from the coding sequence ATGATTTCGGAGCGATCCAATCTGGCCCGCGGCTTTCCCCTGGCGATCGCCAGCGCGGCCATTCTGTCCACCACGGCAATCTTCATCCGCTATCTGACCCTGAACTACACGCTGGCGCCGCTGGCGCTCGCAGTCTGGCGGGACCTCTTCGTGGTGGCCGTGCTCGCCCCGGCGCTGGCCCTGGTCGCCCCGCGCCGGCTCCGCGTGGGCCGCGGCGACATTGCCTTTCTCGCCGGCTGGGGCCTGGTGCTGGCGGCGTTCAACGCGTTCTGGACCCTCTCGGTAGCCGCCAACGGCGCGGCGGTGGCCACGGTGCTGGTGTACTCATCGGCGGCGTTCACGGTGCTGCTGGGCTGGCGGTTGCTGGGGGAGCGCCTCGACTGGGCCCGGCTGCTGGCGGTGGGCTCCGCGTTCGCCGGCTGCGCCCTGGTGTCGGACGCGGCGGACCCCGCCGTCTGGCGGACGCAACCGGGCGGAATCCTCCTCGGTCTCCTGTCGGGCCTGGGCTATGCGGCCCACAGCCTGATGGGTCGATCGTCGTCGCGGCGGGGTCTGGATCCTTGGACCGCGCTGCTCTACATTTTCGGCTTCGCCACCCTGTTTCTTCTGGTGCTCAATCTGACCCCCGGGGCGGCGGCAGCGGGCGGAGCAGCCCGGCCCGTCGAGCTGCTGCGCTGGGCGACGCCTGGGCCGGCTGGGGGGTGCTGGTGCTGCTGGCCGTCGGGCCCACCGTGGCCGGCTTCGGGCTGTACAACGTGA
- a CDS encoding FRG domain-containing protein, which yields MSNDIRVTSWAQVQDELFYASWDPAIRRFRSPYVFRGLSDAGYALESSLIRLRGPYAQMERHLLRNFRKYAQGLFGDFTSFWHLLAVAQHHGLPTRLLDWTYSPAAALHFATANIERFDIDGVVWMVNLHQVHAHLPQPLGEPLRAEGADVFTVELLSQLTKAADAEGHSKADEGSSFQHLIQSLEDFDALAAGGEFLLFLEPPSIDERIVNQFALFSVMPNPSRPIDDWLNHHPELFRRLIIPAALKWEIRDKLDQSNVTERVLFPGLDGLCDWLKRHYSQKT from the coding sequence ATGAGCAACGACATCCGGGTCACATCCTGGGCGCAGGTCCAGGACGAGCTGTTCTACGCGTCGTGGGATCCCGCCATCCGACGGTTCCGCTCGCCGTACGTCTTCCGCGGACTGTCCGACGCCGGCTACGCTCTGGAATCGTCGTTGATCCGGCTTCGCGGTCCATATGCGCAGATGGAGCGCCACTTGCTGCGCAACTTCCGCAAATACGCCCAGGGGCTGTTCGGCGACTTCACCTCGTTCTGGCACCTGCTGGCGGTGGCCCAGCACCACGGTCTCCCCACCCGGCTCCTGGACTGGACCTACTCGCCGGCGGCCGCGCTCCACTTCGCCACCGCCAACATCGAGCGGTTCGACATCGACGGTGTGGTCTGGATGGTGAACCTGCATCAGGTGCACGCGCATCTGCCTCAGCCCCTGGGCGAGCCCCTTCGGGCGGAGGGCGCCGACGTGTTCACCGTGGAGCTGCTATCCCAGCTCACCAAGGCCGCCGACGCTGAAGGCCACAGCAAGGCGGATGAGGGGAGCTCGTTCCAGCATCTGATCCAGTCATTGGAGGACTTCGACGCGCTGGCCGCAGGCGGCGAGTTCCTGCTTTTCCTGGAGCCGCCGTCCATCGACGAGCGCATCGTCAACCAGTTCGCCCTCTTCTCGGTGATGCCCAACCCGTCACGCCCCATCGATGACTGGCTGAACCATCATCCGGAGCTGTTCCGCCGCCTCATCATTCCGGCGGCGCTCAAGTGGGAAATCCGCGACAAGCTGGACCAGAGCAACGTCACCGAGCGTGTGCTCTTTCCCGGGCTGGACGGCCTGTGCGACTGGCTCAAGCGCCACTACAGCCAGAAAACCTGA